From the Leucobacter denitrificans genome, one window contains:
- a CDS encoding cell division protein SepF: protein MSNPLKKTMVFLGLAEEGLEEEPTAQSTSDRAPASAPAAPASKPAPAQRAAVTPLRRVTPVRAQTPQTMNEILTVHPTAYRDAQVIAESFREGVPVIMNLSRMSEDEAKRLIDFSSGLTLGLNGRIERVTSKVFLLSPEHIEIGSDEPEASAEGSFFVAPSA, encoded by the coding sequence ATGAGTAATCCGCTGAAGAAGACAATGGTGTTCCTTGGGCTTGCGGAAGAGGGCCTCGAAGAGGAACCCACCGCTCAGTCCACGTCGGACCGTGCACCTGCAAGTGCGCCCGCGGCGCCGGCTTCCAAGCCAGCCCCGGCTCAGCGGGCAGCTGTGACTCCGCTTCGACGGGTCACCCCTGTTCGTGCGCAGACTCCGCAGACGATGAACGAGATTTTGACCGTGCATCCGACTGCGTATCGCGACGCGCAGGTCATCGCTGAGAGCTTCCGTGAGGGCGTTCCCGTCATCATGAACCTTTCGCGTATGAGCGAAGACGAAGCAAAGCGTCTTATCGACTTTTCGAGTGGGCTTACGCTCGGATTGAATGGACGCATCGAGCGTGTGACAAGCAAGGTCTTCCTGCTCTCACCTGAGCACATCGAGATCGGGAGCGACGAGCCCGAAGCAAGCGCAGAAGGCTCATTTTTCGTCGCACCTAGCGCGTAG
- the lspA gene encoding signal peptidase II has protein sequence MDQEQTAAAVPSTRRRVLVPLLLFAIALIIYAADQLSKNWVEANLPYGETVDVFGEFLQWHFARNPGAAFSMATGQTWIFTILAVVVVGVILWQIRKLRSVPWAIFLGLLLGGVLGNLTDRLIREPGFPQGHVVDFILTPWMWLGFNPAIYNVADIGIVVGMLLFIAVTLFGLRIEGGRHPRHPEIDESDQSKLSAGTEETEPSEASEASEEATDDTGETGDTRSTDGTP, from the coding sequence GTGGATCAAGAACAAACTGCTGCAGCGGTACCTAGCACTCGTCGGCGAGTGTTGGTGCCGCTGTTGCTATTTGCTATCGCGCTTATCATCTATGCGGCCGATCAACTCAGTAAGAACTGGGTAGAGGCCAATCTTCCATACGGAGAAACCGTCGACGTGTTCGGCGAGTTTCTGCAGTGGCACTTCGCGCGGAACCCAGGGGCTGCGTTCTCGATGGCCACCGGACAAACCTGGATTTTTACCATCCTTGCCGTTGTCGTTGTTGGAGTGATCCTCTGGCAGATTCGCAAGCTGAGGTCAGTGCCGTGGGCGATCTTCCTTGGGCTACTGCTTGGGGGAGTGCTCGGCAACCTCACAGACCGGCTCATTCGCGAGCCCGGGTTTCCGCAGGGTCACGTCGTTGACTTCATCCTGACTCCGTGGATGTGGTTGGGGTTTAACCCTGCGATCTACAATGTGGCGGATATCGGCATCGTTGTCGGCATGCTTCTGTTTATCGCAGTCACACTGTTTGGGCTAAGAATCGAGGGCGGGAGGCACCCTCGCCACCCTGAAATCGACGAATCCGACCAGAGTAAGCTTTCGGCGGGCACTGAGGAGACAGAGCCCTCTGAGGCCTCGGAGGCATCAGAAGAAGCAACCGACGATACCGGTGAAACTGGGGATACGCGGAGCACTGATGGAACACCGTAG
- a CDS encoding YggT family protein, whose product MLARNFRPRGFLAIVIEAVFTITDPPIRMFRKILPPIRLGQVAIDLGWFLTMIACIILLSLVPGGF is encoded by the coding sequence GTGCTTGCGAGAAATTTCAGGCCCCGCGGCTTCTTGGCAATCGTCATCGAGGCCGTATTTACTATCACTGATCCACCCATACGCATGTTCCGCAAGATCTTGCCTCCAATCCGTCTCGGACAGGTGGCAATTGACCTCGGCTGGTTCCTCACCATGATTGCCTGCATAATTTTGCTTTCATTGGTGCCAGGCGGGTTCTAA
- a CDS encoding RluA family pseudouridine synthase: MEHRSLPVPDGLAGERTDAALAKLLGFSRSFAQDAIAAGGVLLDGVVLGKSDRLHAGALLEVSWEEKTGPEVVPVQLPDFGIVYDDEDLVVVDKPAGVAAHPSQGWTGPTVLGALAGTGYRIATSGPPERQGIVHRLDAGTSGLMVVAKSERAYSLLKRAFKAREVDKIYHTVVQGHPDPFSGTIEGNIGRHPGHEWKFAVTTSGKPSVTHYTTLEAFPFATLLEVELETGRTHQIRVHMSAQRHPCVGDTMYGADPVLSERLGLTRQWLHAMRLGFRHPGNGEPVEFESQYPADLQHAIEVLSGSDSRS, from the coding sequence ATGGAACACCGTAGTTTACCCGTGCCTGACGGCCTAGCCGGAGAGCGCACCGACGCTGCACTCGCGAAGCTTTTAGGTTTTTCCCGGAGCTTCGCTCAAGACGCCATTGCTGCGGGAGGCGTGCTTCTCGATGGGGTCGTGCTCGGAAAGTCAGACCGTCTACATGCGGGAGCACTGCTCGAGGTCAGCTGGGAAGAGAAGACTGGGCCAGAGGTTGTACCCGTGCAGCTTCCAGACTTTGGCATCGTGTATGACGATGAAGATCTCGTAGTGGTCGACAAGCCCGCGGGGGTCGCAGCGCACCCGTCGCAGGGGTGGACTGGCCCGACAGTGCTCGGTGCTCTTGCTGGCACCGGGTATCGCATTGCCACTTCTGGTCCGCCCGAGCGTCAGGGGATTGTGCACCGTCTCGATGCGGGCACGAGTGGCCTGATGGTCGTCGCAAAGAGCGAACGGGCATACAGTTTGTTGAAGCGCGCATTTAAGGCGCGAGAGGTAGACAAGATCTATCACACGGTCGTGCAGGGGCACCCTGACCCGTTCTCCGGAACCATTGAGGGCAACATCGGTCGGCATCCCGGTCACGAATGGAAGTTTGCGGTCACGACGAGCGGTAAGCCTTCGGTCACCCACTACACGACGCTTGAGGCGTTTCCCTTCGCGACACTGCTTGAGGTCGAGCTCGAGACAGGCAGAACGCATCAAATCCGTGTGCACATGTCGGCGCAGCGGCACCCGTGTGTCGGCGACACGATGTATGGTGCGGATCCCGTGCTGTCTGAACGATTAGGCCTCACGAGGCAGTGGCTGCACGCTATGCGACTCGGGTTTAGGCACCCGGGCAATGGCGAACCGGTCGAGTTTGAGTCACAGTATCCTGCCGACCTGCAGCACGCTATTGAGGTGCTCTCGGGGTCGGATTCCCGCAGCTGA
- the ftsZ gene encoding cell division protein FtsZ, whose translation MNQNYLAVIKVVGVGGGGVNAVNRMIELGLRGVEFIAVNTDAQALLLSDADVKLDVGRELTRGLGAGADPEVGRRAAEDHAEEIEEALAGADMVFVTAGEGGGTGTGAAPVVARIAKSIGALTIGVVTRPFSFEGKRRAAQADAGVNTLREAVDTLIVVPNDRLLEISEPGISMIDAFAAADQVLLAGVQGITDLITTPGLINLDFADVKSVMQGAGSALMGIGSARGADRAIKAAELAVASPLLEASIEGAHGVLFSIQGSSNLALSEITEASTLVQDVVHAEANIIFGTVIDETLGDEVRVTVIAAGFDEEPTPGGRATAPAAAGRRGGRVEGIEEATEGSAIGVPVPVGASQARVNDSQPLDGAVEFGGALAHPPVEEQLRDPAFDGDDDDDLDIPEFLR comes from the coding sequence ATGAACCAGAACTACCTCGCGGTGATCAAGGTCGTGGGTGTCGGCGGCGGCGGCGTCAACGCCGTGAACCGCATGATCGAGCTCGGCCTTCGCGGAGTCGAATTCATCGCTGTGAACACCGATGCCCAGGCGTTGCTGCTGAGCGACGCCGACGTCAAGCTCGATGTTGGCCGCGAACTCACGCGCGGCCTCGGGGCCGGCGCAGACCCAGAGGTCGGACGCAGAGCAGCGGAAGACCACGCAGAAGAAATCGAGGAAGCGCTCGCCGGTGCCGACATGGTGTTTGTGACCGCGGGCGAGGGCGGTGGCACTGGAACTGGTGCCGCACCCGTAGTGGCCCGCATCGCGAAGTCGATCGGCGCACTCACCATTGGTGTCGTGACGAGGCCGTTCAGCTTCGAAGGAAAGCGACGCGCCGCCCAGGCAGACGCGGGCGTGAACACGCTTCGCGAGGCCGTAGACACGCTCATCGTTGTGCCGAATGACCGCCTGCTCGAAATCAGTGAGCCGGGAATCAGCATGATCGACGCGTTCGCGGCAGCCGATCAGGTGTTGCTTGCCGGTGTGCAGGGTATTACTGACCTCATCACCACGCCGGGTCTCATTAACCTCGACTTTGCGGACGTGAAGTCGGTTATGCAGGGCGCGGGCTCTGCACTCATGGGCATTGGCTCTGCTCGCGGTGCCGACAGGGCGATCAAGGCTGCCGAGCTCGCTGTTGCATCTCCACTCCTCGAAGCTTCAATCGAGGGCGCTCATGGCGTGCTCTTCTCGATCCAGGGTTCCTCGAACCTCGCGCTCAGCGAGATCACCGAGGCTTCGACGCTCGTGCAAGACGTTGTGCACGCAGAGGCGAACATCATCTTCGGTACCGTTATTGACGAAACCCTCGGCGACGAGGTTCGTGTCACAGTGATTGCTGCCGGGTTCGATGAAGAACCGACCCCTGGTGGTCGGGCTACAGCCCCCGCAGCTGCCGGACGTCGTGGAGGACGCGTTGAGGGCATCGAAGAGGCCACTGAAGGGTCAGCGATCGGTGTACCGGTGCCCGTCGGCGCCTCGCAGGCACGCGTCAACGACTCGCAGCCACTCGATGGGGCCGTTGAGTTCGGCGGCGCGCTTGCGCACCCGCCAGTTGAAGAACAGCTGCGCGATCCAGCATTCGACGGCGATGATGACGACGATCTCGACATTCCAGAGTTCCTGAGGTAG
- a CDS encoding FtsQ-type POTRA domain-containing protein, whose amino-acid sequence MPKATALPVDPELAVSSESAVEPGHDRSAEPSTEMVRETATEEAQAPKTRGLLSFGSKPADPIQAAERRVRAAERQQKKRLRRETRRFTQAIRHARRRLLISVGAILLLLVFVIVGAFTPLMSVRDVQVEGAQAVNVEEVTAALQRFEGVPLALVDENEVLRSLEGFPLIQRFGVERIPPHTLLVRIEERVPAISLEQDGVFRQYDAAGVLVAESTEKPEGVPIGEGSLRTTSSPAFHAASKIVRDMPAELRSQLVSAKATSNQDVTFVLASGIEVFWGSADETQRKALLLQTMLEALEGRAVSHIDVSSTSAPIFK is encoded by the coding sequence GTGCCGAAAGCCACAGCGCTGCCGGTCGATCCAGAGTTAGCGGTGAGCTCGGAGTCTGCGGTGGAGCCGGGGCATGACCGCAGTGCAGAGCCGTCCACCGAGATGGTGCGAGAAACCGCGACTGAGGAAGCGCAGGCTCCCAAAACACGTGGGCTGTTGTCGTTTGGCAGTAAGCCGGCGGATCCGATTCAGGCTGCAGAACGGCGAGTTCGAGCGGCCGAGCGACAGCAGAAGAAGCGGCTACGGCGAGAGACCAGGCGTTTTACCCAGGCGATCCGTCACGCGAGGCGACGCCTGCTCATCTCAGTGGGGGCGATACTTCTCCTCCTGGTCTTCGTGATCGTGGGAGCATTTACACCGCTGATGTCGGTGCGCGACGTGCAAGTCGAGGGCGCGCAAGCCGTGAATGTCGAGGAAGTAACCGCAGCATTGCAGCGCTTCGAGGGGGTTCCCTTGGCACTTGTCGATGAGAACGAAGTGCTTCGGTCGCTCGAAGGGTTCCCGCTCATCCAGCGTTTTGGGGTTGAACGGATTCCTCCGCACACACTTCTCGTACGCATCGAAGAACGTGTTCCCGCAATCTCGCTTGAGCAAGATGGCGTGTTTCGGCAGTATGACGCTGCCGGGGTATTGGTCGCAGAATCAACCGAAAAACCGGAAGGTGTGCCCATCGGTGAGGGGAGCTTGCGTACAACCTCGTCGCCAGCGTTCCACGCGGCGTCCAAAATTGTCCGAGACATGCCCGCCGAACTTCGTAGTCAACTCGTATCCGCCAAGGCAACGTCGAATCAAGACGTGACGTTCGTGCTTGCGAGCGGTATCGAGGTGTTTTGGGGGAGCGCGGATGAGACTCAGCGCAAGGCGCTCTTGCTGCAAACCATGCTTGAAGCACTTGAGGGGCGCGCGGTGAGTCACATAGATGTTTCATCGACTTCGGCGCCTATTTTCAAGTAG
- the dnaE gene encoding DNA polymerase III subunit alpha, which translates to MLDGAARVKPLVSAVAEQGMPAIAITDHGNTYGAFDFWRAANDVGVKPIIGIEAYLTPGTHRSDRTRVRWGDGGGDDVSGAGAYTHMTMLSETTEGMHNLFRLSSYSSLEGYYFKPRMDRELLQKYSEGLIATTGCPSGEIHTRLRLGQVKEARQAAAEFQDIFGKENFFCEIMDHGLEIERRVQTELLAIAKDLGIPLLATNDLHYVHEHDAESHSALLCVQSGSRLDDPNRFQFSGSGYYLKSAAEMRHIFRELPEACDNTLRIAERCDVSFNTSANYMPNYPVPEGETEESWFVKEVEKGLVYRYPNGIPDDVRKQAEYETGVITQMGFPGYFLVVADFINWAKDNGIRVGPGRGSGAGSMAAYAMRITDLDPLQHGLIFERFLNPDRVSMPDFDVDFDDRRRGEVIRYVTEKYGDERVAQIVTYGTIKSKQALKDSSRVLGFPFGMGEKLTKAMPPAVMAKDIPLAGITDPEHPRYKEASEFRAVLQEDPDAKRVYETALGLEGLKRQWGVHAAGVIMSSDPLIDIIPLQKREQDGQIVTQFDYPTCETLGLIKMDFLGLRNLTIISDALENIQLNRGEELDLERLELDDQPSYELLARGDTLGVFQLDGGPMRGLLRLMKPDNFEDISAVLALYRPGPMGADSHTNYALRKNGLQEITPIHPELEEPLKDILETTYGLIIYQEQVMSIAQRVAGFSLGQADILRRAMGKKKKEELDKQYEGFAGGMHERGFSDAAVKALWDILLPFSDYAFNKAHSAAYGVVSYWTAYLKAHYPAEYMAALLTSVGDSKDKLAIYLNECRRMGIHVLPPAVNDSFANFAAVGDDIRFGLGAVRNVGWNVVEAIREARESKGSFETFHDFLKKVALPALNKRTVESLIKAGAFDGLGGTRRALLEVHESAVESAVKEKRAEENGDVGFDFDSLFAEAAEASGTEAAPVSHVPDRPEWTKKDKLAFEREMLGLYVSDHPLRGLETTLAKEASVTVEQATNPDANFDGETVVIAGLLTSVQHRTAKSGNLYGMVTIEDFTGEIQALFMGKSYQEFGSLLQPDTIVALRGKLNARDDGMSMHAYGVRGIDAAVQDESQSISITMNDSRATEEVLGELKQTLERHRGDSEIRLNLATQHAVRVFELPQRVRVSSELFGELKGLLGSRCLQGIEELVS; encoded by the coding sequence ATGCTCGATGGAGCAGCTCGAGTAAAACCGCTGGTGTCAGCGGTCGCGGAGCAGGGAATGCCGGCGATCGCGATTACCGACCACGGCAACACCTACGGGGCGTTCGATTTCTGGCGCGCTGCGAATGATGTCGGGGTGAAGCCCATCATCGGCATCGAGGCATACCTCACACCGGGCACACATCGCTCAGACCGCACGCGGGTGCGGTGGGGTGACGGCGGCGGTGACGACGTGTCGGGTGCTGGCGCTTACACGCACATGACGATGCTTTCGGAAACGACCGAGGGCATGCACAACCTCTTCCGGCTTTCGAGCTACTCCTCACTTGAGGGGTACTACTTCAAGCCACGTATGGACCGCGAGCTGCTGCAAAAGTATTCAGAGGGCCTCATTGCGACGACAGGGTGCCCCTCTGGCGAGATCCACACTCGACTTCGCCTCGGGCAGGTGAAAGAAGCACGGCAAGCCGCTGCCGAATTCCAAGACATCTTTGGCAAAGAGAATTTTTTCTGCGAGATTATGGATCACGGGCTCGAGATTGAGCGTCGTGTGCAGACTGAGCTGCTCGCCATCGCAAAAGACCTCGGCATTCCTCTGCTTGCCACGAATGACCTGCACTATGTTCACGAGCACGATGCAGAGTCTCATTCGGCGTTGCTTTGCGTGCAATCGGGTTCACGACTCGACGACCCGAACAGATTCCAGTTCAGCGGATCTGGGTACTACCTCAAGAGCGCAGCCGAGATGCGCCACATTTTCCGGGAGCTTCCTGAGGCTTGCGATAACACTCTGCGCATTGCTGAGCGCTGTGATGTCAGCTTCAATACATCGGCAAACTACATGCCGAATTACCCAGTTCCTGAGGGTGAAACTGAGGAGAGCTGGTTCGTCAAAGAAGTCGAGAAGGGGCTGGTCTACCGGTACCCAAACGGCATCCCTGACGACGTGCGTAAACAGGCAGAGTACGAGACCGGCGTGATCACCCAGATGGGCTTTCCCGGGTACTTCCTCGTGGTCGCCGACTTCATTAACTGGGCGAAAGACAACGGAATACGCGTGGGCCCTGGGCGTGGATCCGGTGCGGGTTCGATGGCCGCGTACGCGATGCGAATCACGGATCTCGACCCACTGCAGCACGGCCTCATTTTCGAGCGTTTCTTGAATCCAGACCGCGTTTCGATGCCCGACTTCGACGTCGACTTCGATGATCGCAGACGTGGCGAAGTGATCCGCTATGTCACCGAAAAATACGGCGACGAGCGTGTTGCGCAGATCGTGACGTATGGCACCATCAAATCGAAGCAGGCGCTCAAAGACTCGTCTCGAGTGCTCGGATTTCCGTTTGGCATGGGCGAGAAGCTCACAAAAGCAATGCCGCCCGCCGTCATGGCGAAGGATATTCCACTCGCGGGTATTACTGACCCCGAGCATCCGCGATACAAAGAGGCCTCGGAGTTCCGTGCTGTACTCCAGGAGGACCCTGATGCGAAGCGGGTCTATGAGACAGCGCTTGGGCTCGAGGGCCTGAAGCGGCAGTGGGGCGTGCACGCGGCAGGTGTGATCATGTCGAGCGATCCGCTCATCGACATTATTCCCCTGCAGAAGCGCGAACAAGACGGTCAAATTGTCACCCAGTTTGACTACCCAACCTGTGAGACACTCGGCCTCATCAAGATGGATTTTCTTGGGTTACGTAACCTCACGATCATTTCTGACGCGCTCGAGAATATTCAGCTGAACCGGGGCGAAGAACTCGATCTCGAGCGACTCGAACTCGATGATCAGCCCTCGTATGAGTTGCTCGCTCGCGGCGACACGCTCGGCGTGTTCCAGCTCGATGGCGGCCCAATGCGCGGGTTGCTGCGCCTGATGAAGCCAGACAACTTCGAAGATATTTCGGCAGTGCTCGCGCTGTATCGACCCGGGCCGATGGGTGCCGATTCACACACCAATTACGCGCTGCGAAAGAACGGGCTGCAAGAGATCACGCCGATCCACCCCGAGCTCGAGGAACCACTCAAGGACATTCTCGAAACGACTTACGGCCTCATCATCTATCAGGAACAGGTGATGTCGATTGCCCAGCGTGTTGCTGGCTTCTCGCTTGGACAAGCAGACATTCTTCGCCGAGCAATGGGCAAGAAGAAGAAGGAAGAGCTCGATAAGCAGTACGAAGGCTTTGCCGGTGGCATGCACGAGCGCGGATTTTCTGACGCAGCGGTGAAGGCACTCTGGGACATTCTGCTGCCGTTCTCCGACTACGCCTTCAACAAGGCTCACTCGGCCGCGTATGGTGTCGTGAGTTATTGGACCGCGTATCTGAAGGCGCACTACCCGGCCGAGTACATGGCAGCGCTGTTGACGAGCGTCGGCGACTCAAAAGACAAGCTTGCGATCTACCTCAATGAGTGCCGCCGCATGGGTATCCACGTACTCCCACCCGCAGTGAATGATTCGTTCGCGAACTTTGCCGCAGTTGGTGACGATATTCGCTTCGGACTCGGCGCAGTACGTAACGTGGGATGGAACGTTGTCGAGGCGATTCGCGAGGCGCGCGAATCGAAGGGCAGTTTTGAAACGTTCCACGATTTCTTGAAGAAGGTTGCGTTGCCCGCGCTGAACAAGCGCACGGTCGAGTCACTGATTAAGGCAGGGGCGTTCGATGGGCTCGGGGGCACGCGGCGTGCTCTTCTCGAGGTTCACGAGAGTGCTGTTGAAAGCGCGGTGAAAGAGAAGCGTGCTGAGGAAAACGGAGACGTCGGGTTCGATTTCGACAGCCTGTTTGCGGAGGCTGCCGAAGCTTCAGGCACCGAAGCTGCACCGGTTTCCCACGTGCCAGACAGGCCGGAATGGACGAAGAAGGACAAGCTCGCATTTGAGCGCGAGATGCTCGGACTTTACGTGTCAGATCACCCGCTGCGAGGACTCGAGACGACGCTGGCTAAAGAGGCCTCAGTGACGGTTGAACAGGCCACAAACCCTGATGCAAACTTTGACGGTGAGACCGTTGTGATTGCGGGCCTCCTGACGAGCGTGCAACACCGTACCGCGAAGTCTGGAAACCTCTATGGCATGGTGACAATTGAAGACTTCACGGGAGAGATTCAAGCCCTCTTTATGGGCAAGTCGTATCAAGAATTTGGTTCGCTCCTACAACCGGATACCATCGTGGCGCTCCGAGGAAAACTCAACGCGCGAGATGACGGCATGTCAATGCACGCATATGGAGTGAGGGGTATCGACGCCGCGGTGCAAGACGAATCGCAGTCGATCTCGATAACGATGAACGACAGCCGGGCCACCGAGGAGGTGTTGGGTGAGTTGAAACAGACACTTGAACGGCACCGTGGAGACAGCGAGATACGCCTAAATCTTGCCACCCAGCACGCGGTGCGAGTCTTTGAATTGCCTCAGCGCGTTCGAGTGTCGAGCGAGTTGTTCGGAGAACTCAAGGGACTGCTAGGGTCGCGGTGCCTCCAAGGAATTGAGGAGTTGGTATCATGA
- a CDS encoding YggS family pyridoxal phosphate-dependent enzyme, producing the protein MTAGVQVDDALRDRLLTVRSGIEEACRAAGRNSDEITLIVVTKFHPASLVTQLAELGVTDVGENRHQEAQEKAAELSDLELNWHFIGQLQTKKAKQAAQYASAIHSIDRAKLVDSLAGIDHTIDAFLQINLTDDPGRGGASPADIESLTERILETSTLRLRGVMSVAPLEEPAESAFERLAGYADRVRALAPDATSISAGMTHDYPAAIAAGATHLRIGSAITGNRPDAR; encoded by the coding sequence ATGACTGCGGGTGTGCAGGTAGATGATGCACTCCGTGACCGGTTGCTCACGGTGCGCTCGGGTATTGAAGAGGCCTGTCGTGCTGCAGGGCGAAATTCGGATGAGATCACGCTCATCGTGGTCACCAAGTTTCACCCTGCGAGCCTCGTAACGCAACTCGCGGAACTCGGTGTGACCGATGTCGGCGAGAATCGCCACCAAGAGGCGCAGGAGAAGGCAGCCGAGTTATCTGACCTCGAGCTGAACTGGCACTTCATTGGCCAACTGCAAACCAAGAAGGCGAAGCAAGCTGCGCAGTACGCATCGGCGATCCACTCGATTGACCGAGCGAAGCTCGTGGACTCGCTCGCAGGCATCGACCACACAATTGACGCGTTTCTTCAGATAAACCTCACTGACGACCCAGGTCGCGGCGGGGCAAGCCCCGCAGACATTGAGTCATTGACCGAGCGAATCTTGGAGACGAGCACGCTCCGTTTGCGCGGCGTCATGTCGGTCGCACCCCTCGAAGAGCCCGCAGAATCGGCGTTCGAGCGGCTTGCTGGGTATGCGGATCGTGTGCGCGCACTCGCTCCCGACGCTACGTCGATTTCAGCGGGAATGACCCACGACTACCCTGCAGCGATTGCGGCAGGGGCGACACACCTGCGAATCGGCAGTGCAATCACCGGAAATCGCCCCGATGCGAGATAG
- a CDS encoding DivIVA domain-containing protein has protein sequence MALTPEEVVNQKFTITKFRDGYDLDQVDDFLDTIVEELREREAEKAELQAKIDELTEQLEAAQSESGAPAVHPSAETIVVDAPVPEPQAQPEEAAAPEEPAQRPDALKSSAMLQMALELHDKYVSEGETTRDKLIGEAEAKSTQMIEDAERTAHELVDEAQRRRTEDLKAHAEEMEGLQETVAELRGFENEYRSTLRSYIQSQLKDLDSSPEPLTRPDSLG, from the coding sequence ATGGCCTTGACTCCTGAAGAAGTCGTGAATCAGAAGTTCACGATCACGAAGTTCCGTGACGGCTACGATCTCGACCAGGTTGATGACTTTCTTGACACAATCGTTGAGGAACTGCGTGAGCGCGAAGCTGAGAAAGCGGAGCTCCAGGCCAAGATCGACGAACTCACCGAGCAGCTCGAAGCGGCACAGAGCGAGAGTGGCGCCCCTGCGGTTCACCCGTCTGCAGAGACAATTGTGGTCGATGCTCCCGTGCCCGAACCCCAGGCTCAGCCGGAAGAGGCAGCCGCTCCCGAAGAGCCTGCTCAGCGCCCAGACGCACTCAAGTCGAGCGCAATGCTGCAGATGGCACTCGAACTCCACGACAAGTACGTCAGTGAGGGCGAGACGACTCGAGACAAGCTCATCGGTGAGGCTGAGGCCAAGAGCACTCAGATGATCGAAGATGCTGAGCGCACCGCACACGAGCTCGTTGATGAGGCGCAGCGTCGCCGCACCGAAGATCTCAAGGCACACGCCGAAGAGATGGAGGGCCTGCAGGAGACCGTCGCCGAGCTCCGCGGATTCGAGAACGAGTACCGCTCAACTCTCCGTTCCTACATTCAGTCACAGCTCAAAGACCTCGACAGCTCGCCAGAGCCGCTCACGAGGCCTGACAGCCTCGGTTAA